The following proteins come from a genomic window of Sebaldella sp. S0638:
- a CDS encoding transposase, producing MAAKKRKRRNYTSTFKKQIVQLYQNGKSKSDIAKEYDVHISVIGRWLSQYDNSGSFKEKENRSELELENIQLKKRNKELEMENDILKQAALILGRK from the coding sequence ATTACACATCCACTTTTAAAAAGCAAATAGTTCAGTTATACCAAAACGGGAAAAGTAAGTCAGATATAGCGAAAGAATACGATGTCCACATATCAGTTATTGGGAGATGGCTCAGCCAATATGATAATAGTGGATCTTTTAAAGAAAAAGAGAACAGAAGTGAATTGGAACTTGAAAATATCCAACTAAAAAAGAGAAATAAAGAATTGGAAATGGAGAATGATATCCTAAAGCAAGCGGCGCTGATCTTGGGACGAAAATAA